Sequence from the Maribellus comscasis genome:
ATTCCCGGAAACAACCTTATGGCTTATAAATACTCTTGGTAACAATATAAGCTGATTTTAATTTTTTAAAAGAGACTCATATTAAGACTTTAACGCAAATAAAAGGAATGGTGCATAATTCAAAATATAGCAAATTCGACAAACCCTTATTGGTTGATTATTTGGCAACAAAACAAGTAACAAAGTCTCTTTTGAAATATTATTCCCTCAAAAATGAGAACGAATTACTCAATAAGCTTAAATCTGATTTTTATTACCTGTCATGCAGGGATATAAGTCAAAATGAAAGTTGCTTTCCATTTTACAGGGGGCCTAAACTTAAAATAACAGATACCAAAAGAATTTGTCCATTGGGTATTCATTGGAAAAGATTGGTATATGATGATAAATTTGGAGTGGATGAAGCAATTAATAGCCCCTTATCTTCGGAATTTATTAAAGAAGAGGATATTTTAAACTTAAAATTACCTGACCCTCGTTGGTTTGATTTTTCACCCCTTACGAAAGAATGTGATTTAAATGCAAAAAGAATCATTGTAGGGGGATTATGGTCTGCCATTCATGGAGATAGTTACCGGATGATGGGATACGAGAATTTTCTTTTAAACATTGCTTTAAATAAAAACCTGGTTCAGTTACTTGTGAATCGAATGACTGACTTTTATATTGAAATGAATACTCGCTATTTTGAAGTAGTTAAAGATAAAATGGACGTCTTTTTTATGGGTAATGACTTTGGTTCGCAATCCGGATTAATGATAAGCGAGGAAGATTGGTATGAAATTTATTACAACAATTATAAAAAACTTATTGACCTTGCACATTCCTTTAACCTCAAGGTAATGGTGCATTCGTGTGGCTCCATTGAGCCTTTAATCCCATATTTTATTAAGCTTGGAGTTGATATAATTGACCCGGTTCAAACTACAGCAAAAGGAATGGACCCACAAGCTTTAGGAGAAAAATATGGAAAAAAAATCTCATTTCATGGTGCAATCGATACTCAATCTGTAATACCATATGGAACTTCAGAGGATATTGAGACACATGTTTCAATTTTGATACGACACCTAAATAAAAATAAAAATTACATTGCTGCTCCCTCAAACAATTTTATGACCGGAACACCCCCGCAAAATATTGATACCGTTTATGAAACCATTAATAAATTAAAAAGTAATGAATTTTTACAATAAAATAATAATACTTCTTCTGGTAACATTTATTGTAAGTTCCTGTTCAACAAAAAAGAATTATAAAGAATTCCGACTTGCATACGTAATGGCTCCGGGAGGTACCTCCCATGCTGCAGCCGAACAATTTAGCAAACTAGTATCCCAAAAATCCGGGGGAAAAATAAGGGTAAAACTCTATCCAAATGGAATTTTAGGCAACGACAGAATTCTGGTCGAAGGATTAAGCCTCAGAAGCATTGATATGATTATCGCAGGACCATCTATTATTGGGTGGAATGCTCCCGAATATGGAGTTATCGAAGCTCCTTTTGTTTTCAATAGCTATGCGCATATGGAAAAAGTAATGTATGGAAAAATAGGGAAAGAAATTGAATCAGCCATTTATAAAAACCGGAAGATTCATTTTCTTGCTTTTCTCCACCGTGGACCAAGATATTTAACTACGACCAACAAAATCGTAAAAACGCCTGAAGATTTAAACGGATTAAAACTTCGTGTACCTGAATTACCCATTTATATAAAATCATGGAAAACATTTAGTGCAAATCCTACTCCATTAGCATACTCCGATATGTTTATGGCACTAAAACAGGGTGTCGTTGAGGGTCAGGAGAATCCACTGGAAGTAATCTATACAAGCCATTTATATGAGACACAAAAGTATATAATGAAGACAGAGCATCTCATTAGCTTTTATATTGCTTGTATTGGTGATTACTTTTTTAAAAAATTTGATAAAAATGAACAAAAAATAATTATCGATTCAATTAAAGAAGCAGCTCAATATCAAAACGATTTGGTAAAAGAGTACGAAGAAAAGTTTACAGATGAATTAAAAGCAGCTGGTGTTAAGTTTATTGATGTAGATAGAAATGCGTTTGAACAACTTGCGGTTCAAAAACTACCCAAGTTATTCAAAGATGTCTGGGCACCTGACATTTACCAACGAATACGAGATGTAAAATAAAAGAAGATAGCATTAAAAACACATTTAACTATTACTACTTAAATAATGAACAATACAACTAACGTATAATATAAATCTGACTCATAAAATACATAGAGATAACAAATAAAAAAACAAAAAATTATAACCACATGATAAAACCGAATATTGTTTTGGAGAAAATGAAAAATGGAGTTTTCTCTCTTGGGGGATGGGTTCTGTCAAACTCAGTATCCTCAGCAGAAATAATGGCTCAGGCAGGATTTGATTGGGTATGCATTGATGCCGAACATTCATCTGTCTCTAAAGAAACAGCAACTAACATGATTAGGGCGATTGAATTACACGGCGCTGAACCATTCGTCAGAATTAGTCTGAATGATGAAGTAGAAATAAAAAAATACATGGATATAGGAGCCAGGGGCATCATTGTACCCATGATAAAATCTTATGATGAGATAGAAAAAGCAATTTCATTTATAAAATATCCACCGTCAGGAAACCGGTCTTATGCTATTCCCAGATGCACAGGGTATGGAGACTGGTCAAACGAATATTATGAGAATGCCAACCAACAAACTTTTATCGCCATCATGATTGAACATATTGATGCGGTCAGAGATATTGACAAAATATTCTCTCATAAAGGGATTGATGCTATTTTGATTGGCCCTTATGATTTGTCTGGTTCAATGGATATTCCAGGGCAATTTGAAAATGAAAAATTTGTGGAAACACTGGAGTATATCCACAAAAAAGCAATAGAGTATTCTATTACAATGGGTATACACGAAGTACATCCATCTTTGAAAAAAATTAACAATTTCATCAATCAAGGTTATAAATTTATTGCCTGTGGCATTGATACTCTCTTCATTTTGGAACGGTCAAAAGAATTCGCCCAACTTAATACTTAATAATTTTAAAATACAATCATTTTGATTTTAGGATCATTAAAAAATACAGAAACAGCTGAAAAAGTTCACTACCTTTTTAAAAAAGCTTTTGACTATATCAAAACTGCTGATCTAACTACAATTCCATCTGACGGAACCAGAATTGAGCTTGAAGGAAACAAACTTTATTTCGTTATCAATGAATATTTAGGTAAAACACGTCAGGATCTAATAGGAGAAGCCCATCGAAAATACATTGATATTCAGGTTCTGTTAGAAGGAACTGAATCGATGGGCTGGATTGAACTATCTGAATGCAGGAAATTATTAAAACCGTATGATTCAGAGAAAGATGCAGTCTTATACAATGATACGCCTTCCTCCTATATTCAGGTCTCTCCCGGAGAATTTGTAATCTTCTTTCCTGAAGATGTGCATGCGCCGGGGATTAGCACTGAAAATATAAAAAAATTAGTTGTAAAAGTGTTGATTTAATGCGTTGCTTATTGTTTATAGCTTCCCGCAGTATTTATATGAAGTTAAAAATTCTGAGGAAGCGAGCTACCCCAATTACAATTTCTGGATTTTTTTAAATAAAGTTATGAATACGAAATACTGGAATACAGATAAGGAACTTTTTGATATAATCAGGAAAGAGTTATATACGGCAGTGATCGGTGACATAATGGACAAAATGAACCTGAAACATCAGTTTCTGCCTCCTCAAATCCGTCCTCTCAAAGAAGAAATGTTCATTACCGGACGGGCGATGACAGTACTTGAGGCTGATTATTTTGAAGAACTAAGCCCTGGTTCAAATAATCCTTTAATGAATAAGCCTTTTGGGCTCATGCTCGAAGCTCTGGATAATATAAAACAGGGAGAAGTATACATATGTTCCGGCGCTTCGCCCTCATATGCCCTGGTTGGCGAATTGATGATGACAAGGATTA
This genomic interval carries:
- a CDS encoding YhcH/YjgK/YiaL family protein yields the protein MILGSLKNTETAEKVHYLFKKAFDYIKTADLTTIPSDGTRIELEGNKLYFVINEYLGKTRQDLIGEAHRKYIDIQVLLEGTESMGWIELSECRKLLKPYDSEKDAVLYNDTPSSYIQVSPGEFVIFFPEDVHAPGISTENIKKLVVKVLI
- a CDS encoding HpcH/HpaI aldolase family protein, whose protein sequence is MIKPNIVLEKMKNGVFSLGGWVLSNSVSSAEIMAQAGFDWVCIDAEHSSVSKETATNMIRAIELHGAEPFVRISLNDEVEIKKYMDIGARGIIVPMIKSYDEIEKAISFIKYPPSGNRSYAIPRCTGYGDWSNEYYENANQQTFIAIMIEHIDAVRDIDKIFSHKGIDAILIGPYDLSGSMDIPGQFENEKFVETLEYIHKKAIEYSITMGIHEVHPSLKKINNFINQGYKFIACGIDTLFILERSKEFAQLNT
- a CDS encoding TRAP transporter substrate-binding protein; the protein is MNFYNKIIILLLVTFIVSSCSTKKNYKEFRLAYVMAPGGTSHAAAEQFSKLVSQKSGGKIRVKLYPNGILGNDRILVEGLSLRSIDMIIAGPSIIGWNAPEYGVIEAPFVFNSYAHMEKVMYGKIGKEIESAIYKNRKIHFLAFLHRGPRYLTTTNKIVKTPEDLNGLKLRVPELPIYIKSWKTFSANPTPLAYSDMFMALKQGVVEGQENPLEVIYTSHLYETQKYIMKTEHLISFYIACIGDYFFKKFDKNEQKIIIDSIKEAAQYQNDLVKEYEEKFTDELKAAGVKFIDVDRNAFEQLAVQKLPKLFKDVWAPDIYQRIRDVK
- a CDS encoding uroporphyrinogen decarboxylase family protein; the encoded protein is MVHNSKYSKFDKPLLVDYLATKQVTKSLLKYYSLKNENELLNKLKSDFYYLSCRDISQNESCFPFYRGPKLKITDTKRICPLGIHWKRLVYDDKFGVDEAINSPLSSEFIKEEDILNLKLPDPRWFDFSPLTKECDLNAKRIIVGGLWSAIHGDSYRMMGYENFLLNIALNKNLVQLLVNRMTDFYIEMNTRYFEVVKDKMDVFFMGNDFGSQSGLMISEEDWYEIYYNNYKKLIDLAHSFNLKVMVHSCGSIEPLIPYFIKLGVDIIDPVQTTAKGMDPQALGEKYGKKISFHGAIDTQSVIPYGTSEDIETHVSILIRHLNKNKNYIAAPSNNFMTGTPPQNIDTVYETINKLKSNEFLQ
- a CDS encoding RraA family protein; amino-acid sequence: MNTKYWNTDKELFDIIRKELYTAVIGDIMDKMNLKHQFLPPQIRPLKEEMFITGRAMTVLEADYFEELSPGSNNPLMNKPFGLMLEALDNIKQGEVYICSGASPSYALVGELMMTRIKMCGGAGAVVNGYSRDTLGIYKTDIPVFSYGPYAQDQAPRGRVIDYRVPIEMNGVRIIPGDIIIGDIDGVCVVPQNHEQEIIVRALEKARGEKAVLNAIKGGMSAVDAWNKYGIM